One region of Oscillospiraceae bacterium genomic DNA includes:
- a CDS encoding polysaccharide deacetylase family protein: MKKNSINHIIALILCLALVFSYLCSCDIGNNIRDKYAGEMCNQGNKSLFCDNYGVFFASTLKLTGENAPTATIIKSSDGKLYAAYPQFTAASLTDTVKSEIDGFISKVKLPENDQKKLDYTAEVFSNYINFTFALTSSSAKDDRVFMFCLDTSSGTIPSLKALFKYEKFAETLYPYIKSQISGNSAFSGLYDSEKLASFCETKSEIKYFHRTAAGATLFFDDSTFAGEGKTLKLFISNSVLDTAGKPGGTDNYNPVVDNNEKVIALSFDDGPNPLQTPRLLDMIERYGIKVTFFQIGEQIGSKDGKVFPESKKILERQISLGCEIGNHSYTHANFNNITDAEAKKELELTSSLITSACGEYPILFRPPGGNIKNKKSLCTELGYFIINWAVDTEDWKLKKLATEEATAQILQTVKSNAKSGRIILMHDLYKNSVDAAEHVIEYLLSEGYRFVTISELCDLRNKTPDGQVIFNRSSLA, from the coding sequence ATGAAAAAGAATTCAATCAATCATATAATCGCATTAATACTGTGTCTGGCTTTGGTCTTTTCGTACCTTTGTTCATGTGATATCGGCAATAATATACGTGATAAATATGCCGGCGAAATGTGCAATCAGGGGAATAAATCCCTATTTTGTGATAATTACGGAGTGTTTTTTGCATCGACGCTTAAGCTGACAGGTGAAAACGCTCCGACAGCAACCATAATCAAAAGCAGCGACGGAAAGCTGTACGCCGCATATCCGCAATTTACCGCCGCGTCACTGACAGACACGGTCAAATCAGAGATTGACGGCTTTATATCCAAAGTAAAGCTTCCGGAAAACGATCAGAAAAAGCTTGATTATACCGCAGAGGTTTTTTCGAACTATATCAATTTCACGTTCGCTTTAACTTCATCCTCAGCAAAAGATGACCGCGTATTCATGTTTTGCCTTGATACAAGTTCCGGAACGATTCCTTCTCTCAAAGCTCTTTTCAAATACGAGAAATTCGCCGAAACACTGTATCCTTACATTAAAAGCCAGATATCCGGGAACAGTGCGTTTTCAGGTCTCTATGACAGTGAAAAGCTCGCTTCATTCTGCGAAACTAAATCCGAAATAAAGTATTTTCACCGCACTGCCGCCGGAGCCACCTTGTTTTTCGATGATTCTACATTTGCCGGCGAAGGCAAAACATTAAAGCTTTTCATATCAAACAGCGTTCTTGACACCGCAGGCAAACCCGGAGGAACAGATAATTACAACCCTGTTGTTGACAACAACGAAAAAGTGATTGCTCTTAGCTTTGACGACGGTCCCAATCCGCTTCAAACACCCAGACTTCTTGATATGATTGAGAGATACGGCATAAAAGTTACCTTTTTCCAAATAGGTGAACAGATAGGTTCAAAGGATGGCAAAGTATTTCCAGAATCAAAAAAGATTTTGGAACGTCAGATTTCACTTGGCTGTGAAATAGGTAATCACTCATATACTCACGCGAATTTTAACAATATCACGGATGCGGAAGCAAAAAAAGAGCTTGAGCTGACAAGCTCTTTGATTACCAGCGCATGCGGAGAATATCCGATTCTCTTTCGTCCGCCAGGAGGAAACATAAAAAACAAAAAGTCTCTCTGCACGGAGCTTGGATATTTCATTATCAACTGGGCCGTAGATACAGAAGACTGGAAGCTTAAAAAGCTTGCGACCGAAGAAGCCACGGCACAAATACTTCAGACCGTCAAATCAAACGCGAAATCCGGAAGAATAATACTCATGCACGACCTCTATAAAAACTCGGTAGACGCAGCGGAGCATGTGATAGAATACCTTCTTTCGGAGGGCTATCGCTTTGTAACAATAAGCGAACTATGCGATCTCAGAAACAAAACACCGGACGGTCAGGTAATATTTAACCGATCAAGTCTGGCATAA
- a CDS encoding AMP-binding protein, with the protein MEMMYKRFLETEKTGPNGELIDFKWKKLESFNFAYDVVDVIAKETPDKRALLWVNDKGEKRNITFSELSEKSDALAAFLMSKGIKKGDKIMLVMKRHYEYWYSYLALHKIGAVGIPATSQLLAKDYIYRFELADVAGIIATGDGQVAEYIDEAESHYHPILKILNKTKRTGWYNFQSAIDSAPKFIKPAPDELPKPDDTMLLYFTSGTTGMPKMVMHDFMYPLGLTPMALYWHKVVPGGLHITVAETGWAKAAWGKMYGAWMADCAFFVYDHDRFHAADLLDVITKYKVTTFCAPPTIYRFMIQEDLTKYDFSHLTHASIAGEALNPEVFNRFYKATGLKPMEGYGQTELVLVASTLFYMEPKPGSMGKAVPYLPLDIVDDDGNTVDNGVNGEIVLRCTPSDKQYGIFKGYYKDEEMTNSVWQNGMYHTGDIAWRDEDGYLWFVSRKDDVIKSSGYRIGPFEVESVLMEHPAVVECAVTGAPDPVRGQVVKATVVLAKGYEPTEELKKDIQNYVKTHTAPYKYPRIVDFVDSLPKTISSKIRRVEIRESDKAKSYSD; encoded by the coding sequence ATGGAAATGATGTATAAACGTTTTTTGGAAACCGAAAAAACCGGCCCCAACGGAGAGCTGATCGATTTTAAATGGAAAAAGCTCGAAAGCTTTAATTTTGCTTATGACGTTGTGGATGTCATAGCAAAGGAAACACCGGATAAACGCGCCCTGCTGTGGGTAAATGACAAAGGCGAAAAACGCAATATAACGTTTTCGGAGCTTTCCGAAAAAAGTGATGCGCTTGCCGCGTTTCTTATGTCTAAGGGCATTAAAAAGGGCGATAAAATCATGCTCGTTATGAAGCGTCACTATGAATACTGGTATTCATACCTGGCTCTTCATAAAATAGGAGCGGTGGGCATACCGGCCACGAGTCAGCTTTTAGCAAAGGATTATATATATCGCTTTGAGCTCGCGGATGTTGCCGGAATTATCGCGACAGGCGACGGCCAGGTCGCCGAATATATCGACGAAGCGGAAAGCCATTATCATCCGATATTAAAAATATTGAACAAGACAAAGCGAACCGGCTGGTACAATTTTCAGTCAGCGATCGATTCCGCGCCAAAATTCATAAAACCTGCTCCGGACGAGCTTCCGAAGCCCGATGATACGATGCTTTTGTATTTCACCTCGGGTACCACCGGAATGCCGAAAATGGTAATGCACGATTTTATGTATCCGCTCGGTCTTACTCCGATGGCGCTTTACTGGCATAAGGTTGTTCCGGGCGGCCTTCATATCACGGTCGCCGAAACCGGCTGGGCAAAAGCGGCATGGGGAAAAATGTACGGCGCATGGATGGCCGACTGTGCGTTTTTCGTATATGACCATGACAGATTCCACGCTGCCGATCTATTGGATGTCATAACAAAATATAAAGTCACGACTTTTTGCGCTCCTCCCACGATTTATAGATTCATGATTCAGGAAGATCTCACAAAATACGATTTCTCGCATCTTACTCACGCGTCAATAGCGGGTGAAGCGCTGAATCCTGAGGTTTTCAATCGTTTTTATAAAGCCACAGGTCTTAAACCTATGGAAGGCTATGGCCAGACAGAGCTTGTGCTCGTTGCGTCCACGCTTTTCTACATGGAGCCTAAGCCCGGATCAATGGGTAAAGCAGTTCCGTATCTTCCGCTTGACATTGTTGACGACGACGGCAACACAGTCGACAACGGCGTCAACGGCGAAATAGTCTTGAGATGCACTCCTTCTGATAAACAATACGGAATATTCAAGGGTTATTATAAAGACGAAGAAATGACGAATTCCGTATGGCAAAACGGAATGTATCACACCGGCGATATCGCATGGCGCGATGAGGACGGTTATCTTTGGTTCGTCAGCCGCAAGGACGATGTCATAAAATCAAGCGGATACCGTATAGGTCCGTTTGAAGTTGAAAGCGTCCTTATGGAGCATCCCGCCGTTGTGGAATGCGCGGTCACCGGAGCTCCGGATCCGGTCAGAGGTCAGGTTGTGAAAGCGACTGTCGTTCTAGCCAAGGGATACGAACCCACGGAAGAATTGAAAAAGGATATTCAGAACTATGTCAAAACACACACCGCTCCATATAAATATCCCCGCATAGTTGACTTCGTAGACAGTCTTCCCAAAACTATCAGCAGCAAGATCCGCCGTGTAGAAATCCGTGAATCCGACAAAGCAAAATCATATTCAGACTGA
- a CDS encoding sugar phosphate isomerase/epimerase family protein, whose amino-acid sequence MKISVTTYSFGSLIAEDALGLKGMMEKIKEFGGDAIEYSVSNRPYDEFIEYGKKAKAASEEAGIDTAAFCTGADFINGSNGSLKDEIKRVQQLVDVAEAFGARVMRHDTAYGFSDSVKSKRSFDSALPRIIEGCREVTKYAEQKGIVTCTENHGYFSQDADRVEKIIDGVGEDNFGSLVDFGNFLCADGDPVKSVGLLAQYARHAHAKDFYYKPGYLDNPGEQWFQNRNGNYLKGTIIGHGVVPIRQCINILRKNGYDGYVTVEFEGYEDRLDAIRIGISNLKRFMAE is encoded by the coding sequence ATGAAAATATCCGTAACTACCTATAGCTTCGGTTCGCTTATAGCCGAAGATGCGCTCGGACTCAAGGGCATGATGGAAAAGATAAAGGAATTCGGCGGCGACGCAATCGAGTATTCAGTTTCAAACCGTCCATATGACGAATTTATTGAATACGGCAAAAAAGCTAAAGCGGCATCGGAAGAAGCCGGGATAGATACCGCCGCATTCTGCACCGGTGCCGACTTCATAAACGGAAGCAACGGCAGCCTTAAAGACGAAATAAAACGCGTTCAACAGCTGGTTGATGTGGCCGAAGCCTTCGGCGCAAGAGTTATGCGTCACGACACCGCTTACGGTTTTTCAGATAGCGTCAAATCAAAGAGAAGCTTTGACAGCGCGCTTCCCCGCATAATCGAGGGCTGCAGAGAGGTGACAAAATATGCCGAGCAAAAAGGCATAGTCACCTGCACCGAAAATCACGGATACTTTTCACAGGACGCCGACAGAGTGGAAAAAATCATCGACGGCGTCGGCGAAGACAATTTCGGCTCACTTGTAGACTTCGGAAATTTCCTCTGTGCTGACGGAGATCCTGTAAAATCAGTCGGTCTTCTCGCTCAATATGCACGTCATGCGCATGCAAAAGACTTTTATTACAAGCCGGGCTATCTCGACAACCCCGGCGAACAATGGTTTCAAAACCGCAACGGCAACTATTTGAAAGGTACAATCATCGGTCACGGCGTCGTCCCGATCCGCCAGTGCATAAATATTCTCCGTAAAAACGGATATGACGGATATGTCACAGTCGAATTCGAGGGCTACGAGGACAGACTCGACGCAATAAGAATAGGCATTTCCAACCTCAAGAGGTTTATGGCTGAATAA
- a CDS encoding cofactor-independent phosphoglycerate mutase, translated as MKYLVMLGDGMADLPVPSLGGKTPLETAIKPVMDYLAAHGRGGLVKTVPDGMVPESDTANLAVLGYDPLIYSKGRSPLEAMSIGLSMAPDDVAFRCNLVTISDDEPYESKIMLDHSAGEITTEEADELIRSLDEYFGNDVRHLYTGVSYRHCMIWKNPPGSDKSERIYDFSRPHDILGKPIGEYIPKGSIGGEYGMMYPESYKLLINHPVNKKRIGRGLRPANSIWLWSPGKKPALPSFKARFGLDGTVISAVDLIKGIAICAELKAPSIPGATGTVNTNYEGKAHAAIHAFNSGDSFVYIHVEGPDECGHRAEIENKVKAIELIDSKILSPVKNYLDSMGERYRILLLPDHPTPLCLRTHTREPVPFVIYDSDDINASGISSFTENSMKSGEFVPEGQKLINMLIG; from the coding sequence ATGAAATATCTCGTAATGCTTGGCGACGGCATGGCGGATTTGCCTGTTCCGTCGCTCGGCGGCAAGACACCGCTGGAAACAGCTATAAAACCTGTTATGGATTATTTGGCCGCACACGGCCGAGGCGGCCTAGTTAAAACTGTTCCCGACGGAATGGTTCCGGAAAGCGACACCGCAAATCTTGCCGTTCTCGGATACGATCCGCTTATATACTCGAAGGGACGTTCTCCCCTTGAAGCGATGAGCATAGGTCTTTCCATGGCTCCAGATGATGTCGCTTTCAGATGCAACCTCGTCACAATATCAGATGACGAACCGTATGAATCAAAGATCATGCTCGATCACAGCGCCGGCGAAATCACAACAGAGGAAGCTGACGAGCTGATACGCTCGCTTGACGAATATTTTGGAAACGATGTAAGGCATTTATATACCGGCGTCAGTTACCGCCATTGCATGATATGGAAAAATCCTCCCGGATCCGATAAATCCGAACGCATATATGATTTTTCGCGCCCGCATGATATTCTTGGCAAGCCCATAGGCGAATATATTCCGAAGGGATCGATTGGCGGCGAATACGGCATGATGTATCCAGAAAGCTATAAACTGCTGATAAATCATCCGGTAAACAAGAAGCGGATTGGACGCGGTCTTCGTCCGGCAAACTCCATATGGTTATGGAGTCCCGGGAAAAAGCCCGCTCTTCCGAGCTTTAAAGCGCGTTTTGGCCTTGACGGAACGGTTATTTCAGCCGTGGATCTTATAAAGGGGATTGCAATATGCGCCGAGCTTAAGGCACCGAGCATACCCGGAGCAACGGGAACGGTCAACACCAACTACGAAGGGAAAGCACACGCGGCTATACACGCGTTCAATTCCGGAGACAGCTTTGTTTATATTCATGTTGAGGGTCCGGACGAATGCGGCCACCGTGCCGAAATCGAGAACAAAGTCAAAGCTATCGAGCTGATAGATTCTAAAATTTTATCTCCGGTTAAGAATTATCTTGACAGTATGGGCGAGAGATACCGCATACTTCTGCTTCCGGATCACCCGACACCTCTCTGCCTTCGCACGCACACGCGTGAACCCGTCCCGTTTGTCATATATGACAGCGACGATATAAACGCTTCCGGAATTTCATCTTTTACGGAAAACTCCATGAAGTCAGGTGAATTCGTGCCTGAGGGGCAAAAGCTTATAAATATGTTAATCGGTTGA
- the rplS gene encoding 50S ribosomal protein L19: MDLLKALTKEQLKESVPVFEIGDTVRVHNKIKEGAKERIQMFEGTVIAKRNGGISETFTVRRVTYGVGVEKTFPLHSPNVANVEVIRHGKTRRAKLYYLRDRVGKSAKVKELI; this comes from the coding sequence ATGGATCTTTTAAAGGCTTTGACAAAAGAGCAGCTCAAAGAGAGCGTTCCCGTATTTGAAATCGGAGACACCGTCCGCGTTCACAACAAAATCAAGGAAGGCGCCAAAGAAAGAATTCAAATGTTTGAAGGCACCGTGATTGCGAAGAGAAACGGCGGCATTTCTGAAACCTTCACCGTCAGACGAGTAACTTACGGAGTCGGCGTTGAAAAAACATTCCCGCTTCATTCCCCGAATGTCGCGAATGTCGAGGTAATTCGCCACGGTAAAACCCGCAGGGCAAAGCTCTATTATCTGCGTGACCGCGTCGGCAAGTCCGCCAAGGTTAAAGAGCTTATATAA
- the lepB gene encoding signal peptidase I gives MTQSTFMKPINNKKFNPVADFYDWIETFLYALALVVLMFTFLFRFVTVDGESMTHTLKDKDYLIISDLDYKPKTGDIIVFDAMKYNGGVKPLIKRVIATEGQTVDIDFDTWQVYVDGVLLDEPYVRRETTGRMEDGDRADMYPITVDKNCVFVMGDNRNGSRDSRMSNVDQIDTRYILGRVLVRFFPFEAAGKVN, from the coding sequence ATGACACAATCCACGTTCATGAAGCCTATTAACAACAAAAAATTCAATCCTGTCGCAGATTTTTACGACTGGATCGAAACATTTTTATATGCGCTTGCTCTCGTTGTCCTGATGTTCACATTTCTTTTCAGATTTGTGACCGTTGACGGCGAATCCATGACGCATACCCTTAAAGATAAGGATTATCTTATTATATCCGATCTCGATTATAAACCAAAAACAGGAGACATCATCGTATTTGACGCAATGAAATACAACGGAGGCGTAAAGCCTCTTATTAAACGCGTCATCGCCACCGAAGGTCAGACAGTCGACATTGATTTTGACACATGGCAGGTATATGTAGACGGCGTTCTGCTGGACGAGCCATATGTCAGACGGGAAACCACCGGAAGAATGGAAGACGGAGATCGCGCCGATATGTATCCGATCACAGTTGATAAAAACTGTGTCTTCGTTATGGGAGACAATCGCAATGGATCCCGCGACAGCCGAATGTCTAATGTGGATCAAATCGACACACGTTATATTCTCGGAAGAGTTCTTGTCAGGTTTTTCCCATTTGAAGCCGCCGGAAAGGTAAACTGA
- the ylqF gene encoding ribosome biogenesis GTPase YlqF, producing MPSNQIQWFPGHMAKTRRLILENLSSVDIILEILDARIPYSSKNPEIDRMIDIKPHIIILNKSSLADSHATSVWISYYRKALQNEISVIAADCITGEGFSSIASEIRRVLSDKIEHLKQKGVERPLRAMVVGIPNVGKSTIINKMTGAKKAAAENRPGVTLTKQWVRTKDGFDLLDMPGVLWPKFEDKTVGENLAATGAIKDTLIFSDEIALTLIGKLKKAYPELLNKRYKITDEEFAGSEDNYTLFCLIAKKRGLLISGGEPDTDRCAAMLLDEFRSGKIGRITLEFP from the coding sequence ATGCCATCAAATCAAATTCAATGGTTTCCCGGTCACATGGCAAAAACACGGAGGCTCATTTTAGAAAATTTGTCATCCGTAGACATAATTCTTGAAATTCTTGACGCCAGAATACCGTATTCTAGCAAAAACCCCGAAATCGACCGCATGATCGACATAAAACCGCATATCATTATTCTAAACAAATCATCGCTTGCCGACAGCCACGCAACCTCCGTTTGGATATCATATTACCGCAAAGCTCTGCAAAATGAAATCTCTGTAATAGCGGCAGACTGTATTACAGGCGAGGGCTTTTCATCGATAGCATCCGAAATCAGGCGGGTTTTATCAGATAAAATCGAACATTTAAAGCAAAAAGGTGTCGAGCGACCATTGCGCGCTATGGTCGTCGGAATTCCCAATGTCGGGAAATCAACCATCATCAATAAAATGACCGGAGCCAAAAAGGCCGCAGCTGAAAACCGTCCCGGTGTCACACTGACAAAGCAATGGGTAAGGACAAAGGATGGCTTTGATCTTCTGGATATGCCAGGCGTACTCTGGCCGAAATTCGAAGACAAAACGGTTGGCGAAAATCTCGCCGCAACAGGCGCGATAAAGGACACTCTGATTTTTTCAGATGAAATTGCGCTCACACTGATCGGAAAGCTTAAAAAAGCATACCCAGAGCTTCTCAATAAGAGATACAAGATTACTGACGAAGAATTTGCCGGATCAGAAGATAATTACACGTTGTTTTGCTTGATAGCAAAAAAGCGCGGGCTATTGATCTCAGGCGGAGAGCCTGATACGGATCGCTGCGCCGCAATGCTTCTTGATGAATTCCGATCCGGAAAGATCGGGCGGATTACGCTCGAGTTTCCATAA
- a CDS encoding ribonuclease HII: MDWFFQNSIVPEGYSVVCGLDEAGRGPLAGPVYAAAVILPQNLTIPGLDDSKRLSEKKRDELFEVIKAYAIDWAVAHAEPYEIDMMNILNASMLAMKRATSLLRVRPQLLLVDGNIARGFDIPAIPVVKGDGKLPSVAAASILAKVLRDRFCEELDKQYPEYHFAQHKGYPTKEHRELIKKFGPCPAHRMTFLRNIIGEESDQLLLS, from the coding sequence ATGGATTGGTTTTTTCAGAACAGCATCGTTCCCGAAGGCTATTCTGTCGTCTGCGGACTTGACGAGGCCGGACGCGGCCCCCTCGCGGGACCGGTTTATGCCGCGGCGGTTATCCTTCCGCAGAATCTGACGATACCCGGTCTTGATGATTCAAAACGTTTATCTGAAAAAAAGCGTGACGAGCTTTTCGAAGTGATAAAGGCTTACGCCATTGATTGGGCAGTCGCTCATGCAGAGCCCTATGAAATCGACATGATGAACATCCTGAATGCGAGCATGCTTGCCATGAAGCGCGCTACATCGCTTTTGCGTGTCAGGCCGCAGCTTTTGCTTGTCGACGGAAATATCGCACGGGGCTTTGACATTCCGGCTATTCCGGTAGTAAAAGGTGACGGCAAGCTTCCGAGTGTTGCGGCCGCTTCTATTCTTGCCAAGGTGTTACGTGACCGATTTTGCGAGGAGCTTGACAAACAGTATCCAGAATATCATTTTGCGCAGCATAAGGGATATCCGACAAAAGAACACCGCGAGCTTATAAAAAAGTTTGGGCCCTGTCCGGCTCACCGCATGACTTTTCTCAGAAATATAATAGGCGAAGAATCCGACCAGCTCCTTTTATCATGA
- a CDS encoding YraN family protein encodes MNKSKKAFGSEGEALVRSYLIKNGYEHIASNYTVKGGEIDLIMMKDGVISFIEVKTRTLESAMKFGRGASAVNENKRRRIAYCAGRYIFENPSLCENVQFRFDIAELYRDKSGKLFFRHFENAFFAQPDNSKLI; translated from the coding sequence ATGAATAAATCAAAAAAAGCCTTCGGCAGCGAAGGAGAAGCGCTGGTTCGTTCGTACCTGATAAAAAATGGATATGAGCATATAGCTTCTAATTATACTGTAAAAGGCGGCGAAATTGACCTTATAATGATGAAGGACGGCGTCATCTCTTTTATAGAGGTAAAAACCCGCACACTTGAAAGCGCGATGAAATTCGGGCGTGGCGCATCCGCCGTAAACGAGAACAAACGCCGCCGCATTGCTTATTGCGCCGGGCGTTACATATTCGAAAATCCGTCGTTATGTGAAAACGTTCAATTCAGATTTGACATTGCAGAGCTTTACCGCGACAAAAGCGGAAAGCTTTTTTTCAGGCATTTTGAAAACGCGTTTTTTGCGCAGCCGGATAACTCAAAATTGATATAG
- the thrC gene encoding threonine synthase, whose product MKYISTRGGCDGVSSAYAIKKGLCADGGLYMPEAIPQLTAQELKELCGKDYAGRAEAILNKYLDDFGPELIHSLCQKAYSPERFGNNPVPVIPVGDRLSVMELWHGPTCAFKDMALQMTPLLLSNALAITGEKRTACVLVATSGDTGKAALEGYRDVPQTKIIVFYPKNGVSCMQKLQMDTQEGNNVAVYSINGNFDDAQSAVKSIFSDAELNKAIENTAFLSSANSINWGRLVPQIAYYVSSYCDLVSSGKISMGENVNFAVPTGNFGNIFAGYLAKRMGLPIRCLICASNTNNILSDFLKTGIYNRERRFYQTMSPSMDILISSNLERLLYLLAGCEETKNYMTLLSTQKKYSVLSCVKAKLDKTFFGGWCDESMTAQTIKTTFSEYKYLCDPHTAVAMKTAREYMRQSGDSSYMVVASTASAYKFPASVYSSLTNKSVSDEFEAVKLLSEFTDTEIPKPIASLISKSIRFNETLSKESMSAAVLNLLG is encoded by the coding sequence ATGAAGTATATAAGCACACGCGGAGGATGCGACGGCGTATCGAGCGCATATGCAATCAAGAAAGGGCTTTGCGCAGACGGCGGTCTGTATATGCCGGAAGCTATTCCTCAGCTGACCGCTCAGGAATTGAAGGAGCTATGCGGTAAAGATTATGCCGGACGCGCCGAGGCCATACTCAACAAGTACCTTGACGATTTCGGCCCGGAGCTGATTCATTCCCTTTGTCAAAAAGCATATTCACCCGAACGTTTCGGAAATAATCCCGTACCTGTGATACCGGTAGGCGACAGACTTTCGGTAATGGAATTATGGCACGGCCCAACCTGCGCGTTCAAGGATATGGCCCTGCAGATGACACCGCTTCTTTTATCCAACGCGCTCGCCATTACGGGAGAAAAGCGCACGGCCTGCGTTCTCGTTGCTACTTCCGGCGACACGGGAAAGGCCGCACTGGAAGGTTATCGGGATGTTCCGCAGACCAAGATCATAGTTTTTTACCCCAAAAATGGCGTAAGCTGTATGCAAAAGCTTCAAATGGACACACAGGAAGGAAACAATGTCGCCGTATATTCGATAAACGGAAATTTTGATGATGCCCAAAGCGCCGTTAAAAGTATCTTTTCAGACGCAGAGCTTAATAAAGCAATTGAAAATACCGCTTTCCTTTCAAGCGCCAATTCAATAAACTGGGGTCGTCTCGTTCCTCAAATAGCTTATTATGTATCTTCATATTGCGATCTTGTTTCATCCGGGAAAATTTCTATGGGCGAAAACGTAAACTTCGCCGTTCCGACGGGAAATTTCGGCAATATATTCGCCGGATATCTCGCCAAGCGCATGGGGCTTCCCATACGTTGCCTCATCTGCGCGTCAAACACAAATAACATTCTCTCCGATTTTTTAAAAACCGGCATATACAACCGCGAAAGGCGATTCTATCAGACAATGAGCCCTTCGATGGATATATTGATTTCCAGCAATCTCGAGCGACTTCTTTATCTGCTTGCCGGCTGCGAAGAAACGAAGAATTATATGACACTTCTTAGCACTCAGAAAAAATACAGCGTTTTATCCTGTGTAAAAGCAAAGCTTGACAAGACGTTTTTCGGCGGATGGTGCGATGAATCAATGACCGCTCAAACCATTAAAACAACTTTTTCTGAGTATAAATATTTATGCGATCCTCACACGGCGGTTGCTATGAAGACCGCAAGAGAATATATGCGTCAAAGCGGAGATTCATCATATATGGTGGTCGCCTCCACCGCGAGCGCTTATAAGTTCCCCGCAAGCGTATATTCGTCTCTTACAAATAAATCGGTATCCGACGAATTCGAAGCAGTCAAGCTGCTATCTGAATTTACGGATACCGAAATACCGAAGCCGATTGCTTCGCTGATATCTAAGTCTATACGCTTTAATGAAACTCTGTCAAAAGAGTCTATGAGCGCCGCCGTGCTTAATCTGCTCGGTTAA
- a CDS encoding DUF1540 domain-containing protein — protein MRNSKNDTESRNDISRHIKGISCDVNNCSYNEDGCYCTAEKINVGPYSAQCSTETVCSTFKPKSTKP, from the coding sequence ATGAGAAATTCAAAAAATGACACGGAATCAAGAAATGATATTTCAAGGCATATCAAAGGTATAAGCTGCGATGTGAATAACTGTTCATATAATGAGGACGGCTGTTATTGTACGGCGGAAAAAATAAATGTAGGTCCGTACAGTGCTCAGTGCAGTACGGAGACGGTCTGTTCGACTTTCAAGCCGAAAAGCACAAAGCCATAA
- a CDS encoding metallophosphoesterase, whose amino-acid sequence MSLFVLSDPHLSLSGEKPMDVFGGMWSNYTEKLSENWNRTVSASDTVIIPGDISWAMTASEALEDFKYIDFLPGKKILMRGNHDYWWATLSKLNNFCSENGFESISFLHNNAMRIENFIICGTRGWIWEDKMSDDDTAILRRETLRFQISLSEAKKLFSSASSENTGSHIEKIAFFHYPVVTGAEKRNPLVDQIKEAGITRVYCGHLHGPSFTNAGLNPYLSCEGISFYLCSADYLRFEPLLIKPAYNKNLLI is encoded by the coding sequence ATGTCGCTTTTTGTTTTATCAGATCCTCATCTTTCGCTGTCCGGCGAAAAACCGATGGATGTTTTCGGCGGTATGTGGAGTAATTATACAGAAAAGCTAAGTGAAAACTGGAATCGCACTGTTTCCGCCAGTGACACCGTTATAATACCGGGTGACATTTCATGGGCAATGACCGCTTCCGAAGCGCTTGAGGATTTTAAGTATATTGATTTTCTTCCCGGAAAAAAAATTTTAATGCGCGGAAACCACGATTATTGGTGGGCGACATTGTCAAAGCTGAATAATTTCTGTTCGGAAAACGGCTTTGAGAGCATTTCATTTTTACATAACAACGCCATGCGAATTGAGAATTTTATCATTTGCGGTACACGCGGCTGGATTTGGGAAGATAAAATGAGTGATGACGACACAGCAATTCTGCGCCGGGAAACTTTAAGGTTTCAAATATCGCTTTCCGAAGCAAAAAAGCTTTTCTCATCCGCATCTTCGGAAAATACCGGTTCACATATTGAAAAAATTGCTTTTTTCCATTATCCTGTTGTAACCGGTGCCGAAAAACGTAATCCTCTTGTCGATCAAATCAAGGAAGCCGGGATAACCCGGGTATACTGCGGTCACCTTCACGGTCCTTCTTTCACGAATGCCGGCCTTAATCCGTATCTGTCGTGTGAAGGCATTTCATTCTATCTCTGCTCCGCGGATTATCTCCGATTCGAGCCTTTATTAATAAAACCGGCTTATAATAAAAATCTCTTAATATGA